Proteins from a single region of Chitinophagales bacterium:
- a CDS encoding 1-acyl-sn-glycerol-3-phosphate acyltransferase, with protein sequence MPEQLKITKSLDPVIADIKEWPIYKLSQNKDSFLKEVIDLTIDSALSKFPSNNELHSEIKNILYQEKIRLTKTPWKSDSPSERIFWSEIKRKILECDKIEDEEQKHTSDLEILREILTFYGNEMVANFDPKKYKIAQKVLPFVFGRLMNASPGEKLKFLFASDKSIYDKFKITGPIDHIRNLAKKGTVIVVPTHFSNIDSPTIGFVIDIIGLPAMTYGAGINLFTIGILSRWLNDLGAYKLDRRRKNYIYLEFLRNYSKIAISRGAHSLFFPGGTRSRSGQIEKKLKLGLLGTALEAQRNNLQNFNEEVAKKVFIVPVVLNYHYIIEADSLISQHLSYEGKEQFIDEAEKISSSYKLLKTILKVLTANPGMTVSFAPPMDVIGNDVDFEGNSINNIGQKVEIKDYFSFNGKMTEDKQRDMVYTELLGKKIVDKFLTYNTVLSSHIVAFVAFELIKKQFNNLSIYQLLRIPTDEIEIDEFEFELEVSNIRQKLLDLYAEGKILMSERLKDADIDQVIKHGLKNLGVYHAQMPLIKNSSNNIITQDLKLLYFYHNRLLGYGLEKHFE encoded by the coding sequence ATGCCCGAGCAACTAAAAATAACAAAAAGCTTAGACCCCGTTATAGCAGATATAAAAGAATGGCCTATTTATAAATTGAGTCAAAACAAAGATTCTTTTTTAAAAGAAGTAATTGACTTAACTATTGATAGTGCTCTTTCTAAATTCCCGTCAAATAACGAACTGCACAGCGAAATAAAAAATATTCTTTATCAAGAAAAAATAAGATTAACCAAAACACCTTGGAAAAGCGATTCGCCAAGCGAAAGAATTTTTTGGAGCGAAATAAAAAGAAAAATCCTTGAATGCGATAAAATTGAAGACGAAGAACAAAAACATACTTCCGATTTAGAAATACTTAGAGAAATTCTTACTTTTTATGGCAATGAAATGGTGGCTAATTTTGACCCTAAAAAATATAAGATTGCTCAAAAAGTGCTACCTTTTGTTTTTGGCAGATTAATGAACGCTTCGCCTGGCGAAAAACTAAAATTTCTTTTTGCTTCGGATAAAAGTATTTACGATAAATTTAAAATAACGGGTCCTATTGACCATATCAGAAATTTGGCTAAAAAAGGAACGGTTATAGTAGTGCCTACGCATTTTAGCAATATTGATTCGCCTACCATCGGCTTTGTGATAGACATTATAGGTTTGCCCGCCATGACTTACGGTGCAGGCATTAATTTGTTCACTATCGGCATTTTATCAAGGTGGCTAAACGATTTAGGAGCATACAAACTTGACCGAAGAAGAAAAAACTACATTTACTTAGAATTTTTAAGAAACTACAGCAAAATAGCTATAAGTAGAGGTGCACATTCATTATTTTTCCCTGGTGGCACTCGTTCAAGATCTGGACAAATAGAGAAAAAATTAAAATTGGGGTTGTTAGGTACCGCTCTTGAAGCTCAAAGAAACAATTTGCAAAACTTTAATGAAGAAGTTGCCAAAAAAGTATTTATTGTCCCAGTGGTTTTAAACTACCATTACATTATAGAAGCAGATTCTCTTATAAGCCAACATTTATCGTACGAAGGAAAAGAACAGTTTATAGACGAAGCTGAAAAAATAAGTTCTTCTTATAAATTACTTAAAACTATACTCAAAGTTTTAACGGCAAACCCCGGCATGACTGTTTCTTTTGCTCCACCCATGGATGTAATAGGAAATGATGTAGATTTTGAAGGAAACAGCATCAATAACATTGGGCAAAAAGTAGAAATAAAAGATTACTTTTCTTTTAATGGCAAAATGACCGAAGACAAACAGCGAGATATGGTTTATACCGAATTGTTAGGCAAAAAAATAGTAGATAAATTTTTGACTTACAATACCGTTTTAAGTAGCCATATAGTTGCTTTTGTTGCTTTTGAGTTAATAAAAAAACAATTTAATAATCTCTCTATTTATCAATTACTGCGTATTCCTACAGATGAAATTGAAATAGATGAATTTGAATTTGAACTGGAAGTAAGCAATATTCGTCAAAAGCTTTTAGACTTATATGCAGAGGGAAAAATACTGATGTCGGAAAGGCTAAAAGATGCAGATATAGACCAAGTAATTAAACACGGATTAAAAAACTTAGGTGTTTATCACGCTCAAATGCCTTTAATTAAAAACTCAAGCAATAATATTATAACCCAAGATTTAAAATTACTTTATTTTTATCACAATAGATTATTAGGATATGGACTTGAAAAGCACTTTGAATAA
- a CDS encoding Smr/MutS family protein: MSHSFSYFPKDTFETLEFDKIIQILEDNCLSNLGIKILHQNNFSTDIDELNFKLKQVFEMKSIIQNGQKFPQQNYFDLSDELKALSITNNIIEGKQFRRILACANTIDEIDQFFVKHKEEFPYLKSIIDTVKTDKSIITEIDKIIDEDGDIRSNASKELQIIRQNIISKSKAIQRVFGSILSKLKEKNQLAETEESIRNGRRVLSIQAENKRSVNGIIHDESDSGKISYIEPQETVLLNNELFELERDEKREIYKILKQLSNSIAQKIPTLNIYQKTLGKYDFIRAKALFAIKINAEIPSLNNNGILNLKEAYHPLLFIKNSNVKKEVVPFSVLLNAEKHILLISGPNAGGKSVTLKSIALIQLMVQFGLLTPCNEHSKICLFSSFFVDVGDKQSIENELSTYSSRLQQMKYFLEKANAKTIYFIDEFGTGTDPKLGAAMAEAIMLNLAHTKAFGVITTHYSNLKKVAEQDERFLNAAMIFNENTLSPTFQLQTGKPGSSFTFAIAKKTGLSNTLINEAKELVDYSDLKFEDLLQKVEQERKKLEKENHKIRIENKRLKKLVVKFEKLNNEVQHKQENLRIQLHELEKTKNKAVEQKINEVLNEINNAKSKKIAAQKIKELTEAKAEILTKKDKIIPAYKKVSTQNFSIGDIVLMNESDNEGEILEIRGKNAVVAFNGLKTTIPLKKLSKIITEETPKEQNNNKNYSLRNEVENEFDIRGLMPYEASVQIESYIDQALLNNLKTIKIIHGKGSGALRTQLQNIIKEYRSNITEWRFEDEKKGGNGATIITFK, translated from the coding sequence ATGAGCCATTCATTTTCTTACTTTCCAAAAGATACTTTTGAAACGCTTGAATTTGACAAAATAATTCAAATATTAGAAGATAATTGCCTTAGTAATCTGGGTATTAAAATACTCCATCAAAATAATTTTTCTACAGATATTGATGAACTCAATTTTAAGTTAAAACAGGTTTTTGAAATGAAGTCTATTATACAAAATGGACAGAAATTTCCGCAGCAAAACTATTTTGATTTAAGTGATGAATTAAAAGCTTTAAGCATTACTAACAATATAATAGAAGGCAAGCAATTTAGAAGAATTTTAGCTTGTGCCAATACTATTGATGAAATTGATCAATTTTTTGTAAAACATAAAGAAGAATTTCCGTATCTAAAAAGTATAATTGACACCGTAAAAACCGATAAATCTATTATAACTGAAATAGATAAAATTATAGACGAAGACGGAGATATAAGAAGTAATGCCAGCAAAGAACTTCAAATAATTAGGCAAAATATAATTAGCAAATCTAAAGCTATACAAAGAGTTTTTGGAAGTATTTTAAGTAAGCTAAAAGAAAAAAACCAATTAGCAGAAACAGAAGAAAGTATAAGAAACGGCAGAAGAGTTTTATCTATTCAAGCAGAAAATAAAAGAAGCGTAAACGGCATTATTCATGATGAATCTGACAGTGGAAAAATAAGCTACATAGAACCTCAAGAAACAGTACTGTTAAATAATGAGTTATTTGAATTAGAAAGAGATGAAAAACGCGAAATTTATAAAATACTTAAACAATTAAGTAATTCCATAGCTCAAAAAATTCCTACTTTAAATATTTACCAAAAAACACTTGGAAAATATGATTTTATTAGAGCCAAAGCCTTATTTGCTATAAAGATAAATGCCGAAATACCATCATTAAACAATAATGGAATTTTAAATTTAAAAGAAGCTTATCATCCTTTGCTTTTTATTAAAAACAGTAATGTAAAAAAAGAGGTTGTACCTTTTTCAGTATTGTTAAATGCTGAAAAACATATTTTACTAATAAGTGGTCCAAATGCCGGAGGCAAATCCGTAACACTAAAATCAATAGCACTTATACAGCTTATGGTTCAGTTTGGTTTATTAACGCCTTGCAATGAGCATTCTAAAATTTGTTTATTTTCATCTTTTTTTGTTGATGTAGGCGATAAACAATCTATAGAAAATGAGTTGAGCACTTATAGCTCAAGACTTCAACAGATGAAATATTTTTTAGAAAAAGCAAATGCAAAAACTATTTATTTTATTGATGAATTTGGTACGGGAACAGACCCGAAATTGGGTGCAGCTATGGCAGAAGCTATTATGCTAAATTTGGCTCATACAAAAGCTTTTGGCGTTATAACAACTCATTATTCTAACTTAAAAAAGGTGGCAGAACAAGACGAAAGGTTTTTAAATGCAGCCATGATTTTTAATGAAAACACCCTCTCTCCTACTTTCCAATTGCAAACAGGAAAACCGGGAAGCTCATTTACTTTTGCCATTGCTAAAAAAACAGGTTTGTCTAATACTTTAATAAATGAAGCAAAGGAATTAGTAGATTATTCCGATTTGAAATTTGAAGATTTATTGCAAAAAGTAGAGCAAGAGAGGAAGAAATTAGAAAAAGAAAATCATAAAATAAGAATTGAAAATAAACGCTTAAAAAAGCTTGTAGTTAAGTTTGAAAAACTAAATAATGAAGTGCAGCATAAGCAAGAAAATTTAAGAATACAACTACATGAACTTGAAAAAACGAAGAATAAAGCTGTAGAACAAAAAATAAACGAAGTTTTAAACGAAATAAATAATGCTAAAAGCAAGAAAATAGCTGCCCAAAAAATAAAAGAATTGACGGAAGCTAAAGCTGAAATTTTAACTAAAAAAGATAAAATAATTCCTGCTTATAAAAAAGTAAGTACTCAAAATTTCTCTATCGGAGATATTGTGCTGATGAATGAAAGTGATAATGAAGGGGAAATATTAGAAATAAGAGGCAAAAATGCAGTAGTAGCTTTTAATGGTTTAAAAACGACTATTCCTTTAAAGAAATTGAGTAAAATTATAACCGAAGAAACTCCAAAAGAACAGAATAATAATAAAAATTACTCTTTACGAAATGAAGTAGAAAATGAATTTGACATAAGAGGTTTAATGCCATACGAAGCCAGCGTACAAATAGAAAGCTATATAGACCAAGCTTTGCTTAATAATCTTAAAACTATAAAAATAATACACGGAAAAGGTAGTGGTGCACTACGGACACAACTGCAAAACATAATAAAAGAATATAGAAGCAATATAACTGAATGGCGTTTTGAAGATGAAAAAAAAGGAGGAAACGGTGCTACCATTATCACCTTTAAATAA
- a CDS encoding NAD(P)-dependent glycerol-3-phosphate dehydrogenase: MDLKSTLNKYGVVGAGSFGIAIANLLAENGEVLLYARTEEQVKEINEKHFSRGYELNPGIKAIDNLKLIAQECQLIFPIIPSDNFVDFLDEIAPYLSPAHILIHGTKGLYTPKQLNTDTDIIKEEIYTMSELIQLKTGVIRVGCLAGPNLASELADKQPAATVIASKFNEVIKEGQNALTSNRFQVYGSNDILGIELAGVLKNYIAIASGMLSGLGYGENARALLITRGMGELIYIAKSLGASEKAFLGLAGIGDLIATCNSEKSRNFRVGYYLAKGKKIDEIIKEIGEVAEGIKTLQIVKLLQRYGFKAPIAEVLYRIIFEDFPIQKGINLLMSFTVSKDAEYI, from the coding sequence ATGGACTTGAAAAGCACTTTGAATAAATATGGAGTAGTAGGTGCTGGCAGTTTTGGTATTGCCATAGCCAATCTATTAGCAGAAAATGGCGAAGTACTTTTATATGCTCGTACCGAAGAGCAGGTAAAAGAAATTAACGAAAAGCATTTTTCAAGAGGTTATGAACTTAACCCCGGCATTAAAGCTATAGATAATTTAAAATTAATAGCTCAAGAATGTCAGCTTATATTTCCTATTATTCCTTCTGATAATTTTGTAGATTTTCTTGATGAAATAGCTCCGTATTTAAGCCCTGCACATATTTTAATTCACGGCACAAAAGGATTATATACGCCCAAACAATTAAATACCGATACGGATATAATAAAAGAAGAAATTTATACCATGTCGGAGTTAATACAGTTAAAAACAGGCGTAATACGAGTAGGCTGCTTGGCAGGGCCAAATTTAGCAAGCGAACTGGCAGATAAACAACCCGCAGCAACAGTTATAGCCAGCAAGTTTAATGAAGTTATAAAAGAAGGACAAAACGCTTTAACAAGCAATAGATTTCAAGTATATGGTTCCAATGATATTTTAGGAATAGAGCTGGCAGGCGTTTTAAAAAATTATATAGCTATTGCCTCTGGTATGCTAAGTGGTTTAGGATATGGCGAAAACGCAAGAGCCTTACTAATAACCAGAGGCATGGGCGAATTAATATACATAGCAAAATCACTTGGTGCATCAGAAAAAGCTTTTTTAGGTTTAGCCGGCATTGGCGATTTAATAGCTACCTGCAATAGCGAAAAAAGTAGAAATTTTAGGGTGGGATACTATTTAGCCAAAGGCAAAAAAATAGACGAAATAATTAAAGAAATAGGAGAAGTTGCCGAAGGAATTAAAACACTTCAAATAGTAAAACTATTGCAAAGATATGGCTTTAAAGCTCCTATAGCAGAGGTTTTATACAGAATAATTTTTGAAGATTTTCCTATACAAAAAGGTATAAACTTATTAATGAGTTTTACGGTTTCTAAAGATGCAGAATACATTTAA
- a CDS encoding site-specific DNA-methyltransferase, with protein sequence MLKPFFKSDDKDFTLLHGNSLELLSQFEHKFDMIFADPPYFLSNGGLTIENGKIVSVNKGHWDKSKGFNYINDFNRKWLKLARNKMKDNATIWISGTMHNIFSIGQILAELDFKILNIITWQKTNPPPNFSKRYFTHSTEQIIWARKSKKNPHYFNYDLMKILNGDKQMKDVWTLSAIAPWEKSCTKHPTQKPLSVLTRSIFASTKKGAWILDPFTGSSTTGIAANLAERRFLGIDIEKKYLEISTQRKKEIENMDTATKYKSKIQDFNSYNQFDLLTVEEPKAKYNDELIF encoded by the coding sequence ATGTTAAAACCATTCTTCAAATCAGATGATAAAGACTTTACCCTATTACACGGCAATTCATTAGAGTTATTATCCCAATTTGAACACAAATTTGATATGATTTTTGCAGATCCACCTTATTTCCTGTCAAATGGAGGGCTAACTATTGAAAATGGCAAAATAGTTTCAGTAAATAAAGGACACTGGGACAAATCAAAAGGTTTTAATTATATCAATGATTTTAATCGCAAATGGTTAAAGTTAGCACGGAATAAAATGAAGGATAATGCAACTATTTGGATAAGTGGTACAATGCATAATATTTTCAGTATCGGACAAATTTTAGCTGAATTAGACTTTAAAATTCTAAATATTATTACTTGGCAAAAAACAAATCCACCACCCAATTTTTCCAAACGATATTTCACTCATTCCACAGAACAAATAATTTGGGCAAGAAAATCAAAAAAAAATCCTCACTATTTTAATTATGATTTAATGAAAATATTAAATGGAGATAAACAAATGAAAGATGTTTGGACTTTATCCGCTATTGCTCCTTGGGAAAAATCATGCACAAAACATCCAACCCAAAAACCTCTATCAGTACTCACTAGGTCAATCTTTGCATCTACAAAAAAAGGTGCTTGGATTTTAGACCCCTTTACAGGCAGTAGCACAACTGGTATTGCAGCAAACCTTGCCGAACGTAGATTTTTAGGAATAGATATTGAAAAGAAATACTTAGAAATTAGTACGCAAAGAAAAAAAGAAATTGAAAACATGGATACTGCAACGAAATATAAATCAAAAATACAAGATTTTAATTCCTACAATCAATTTGATCTATTAACTGTAGAAGAACCTAAAGCGAAATATAATGACGAATTAATTTTTTAA